CGCAGCGCATCGATCAGCTGCGCGGCCTGCTCTTCCAGCATCCGGCCCTGGTCCCAGTTGGTGCGCACGACTTCGGCGGCGAACACATCCTTGTCTATGCTCAGATACGTGTCCTGCGGCCAGTCATGCAGATGGCTGGACAGCGCCTGTACCAGCTCGGCGATATCGGCAAAGCTGCGAAACGCCTTGCCCGCGCCCAGGCGCCTGGCCCAGCCGGTGTCCACGCCGCAGCTCCAGTAGGTGAGCTTGCCGGCGCGCAGCGGTCGCAGATAGTTTTCCCAGGCATGGCCCGGTCCGATGTCCTGCGAGGTAATGCCTGCCACATGGACCTGTGACACGGCCGGGTGCATGGCCACGCGCCGCACCCAGGAGCCGCAGTGCACGCCCCAGGGAAAGCGCATATTGTCCGGGTGGTTGTCCAGCACCACCACGCGCAGCGGATGCTTGGCGCTGAAGCCCTTGTCGGCAATGCAGCGCTCGATCAGCGGCCAGCTCAGATGGTGAAAGTCGCCGCTGCCCATGAGCACGGTGCCATGCTGCGCGGGCAGTTGCTCCTTTATGGCCTGGCTGAAGCGCCTGAAGCTGCGCAGGCCGCAGCCAAAGCGCACCAGCTCATGCCAATCTGCGAGCGGCAAGCGCTTTTCCCGGGCCAGCGGGCCGACCGATCCGTCGACATCCAGCACCACAGGTGTTGGTTGCATCATGCCTTGTCACTCCACTGGCGATCGCTTTCAAACAGGCCGGAAAAGCGCCGCCCCAACGCGCGCAGCAAGGGATTGCGGATGAAGACCAGATGCTGCGTCATGGTGAAGCTGGCACCCAGCTGGGCCTTGACCTCGGGGTCGGTCCAGCCCGCCACATAGTGCGACAGACCCCGCTCCAGTGCGTATTCGAGATTGACCATCCAGCTCACGAAATAGAGATTGGCCTCGCGCGCTGCCGGGTAGGACAGGCCTATGTATTTGTCGATCAGCCTGCCGTCATGCTCGAAGCAGAGATTCCAGCCCAGCAGCGCATCGCTTTGCGCATCGCGATACTCGAACACGATGCCGCCGTTGTCCGCATCGCGCAGCAAGTCGGCAAAGAAGCCGCGCGTGAGTTTGTCGAAGTGAATCTCGCTTTGCGCGTACACCGCATCAAACAGCGCATAGTAGGCATCCACCTGGGCATCAGCGGCAAAGGCTGCGCCGGTAGGGATACGCTGGACGGCGAGCTGTGCGCGGCTTTTGAGCTTGCGCCTGAGGCTGCTGCGGCGGTTTTTGGACAGGCCGGCCAGATACTCGTCCGCACTGGCAAAGCTGATGGGCACATAGGCCAGGGCCTGGCCTTCGAGGGCAATGAACCCTTGCTCCGCAAGCGCGTTGGCCAACTCCTGCGCAAAGCAGTTGTCTTCCTCGCTTAGCAAGGGCGATGCCTGGGGCAAATCCTTGACGATGGAGAGCAGGGTGCGCCCGGCCATGGCGCGCAGCTGCCGGGCCAGCGTCGCGGCATCCACGGCGCGCGGCAGCGGCGCATATTCGCTGACGGTGGTGCCGATGAAGTCCGTGGTCAGCCTGAGCCTGGCGCTCAGCCAGCGGCCGCCCGGCCACGACAAAAGACGCGCCTTGAGCGCGTCATCTGCGGTGGTCAGCAAATCGAAGGGGGCGGTGAATGCTGGCACCGGCCATTCCTTGAGCAAGGCAAAGCCTTCTGGAGGATGGTTGGTGAACTGCTGCAGCAAGCCACTGGGTTCGAGCTGGTTGCGGAAATTTTCCGTCGCCATTTCGCCTTTTTGTAGTCGTTTTTGATGGCGCCTGAGTGTGTCTGCAGCGCAGAAAACGGGCACAACCCAAGCAAGAGACAGCGAGCAAGACCTGGGCGGCCCCCGCCGCACAGCGAGGCTGTCGCCCCCCCTTCCGCAGCAACGCTGGGAGAGAAGGGGGGAGCGGCGGGGCCGCCTAGGCTAGGCCGCTCAGGAGGTTACGCCTTTTTGGCCTTGGTCAGCAACTGATCCAGCAGCACCATGGCTTCGTCGATCTCGCTGCGCGAAATCATCAGCGAAGGCGCGAAGGTGATCACGTTCTTGTAGTAGCCGCCCACGTCCAGCACCAGGCCGCGCTTCTGGCCCTGGTATTCCAGGCCGCCTTCGAGGCCGATGTCCACCATCTTGTCCAGCAGCGCCTTGTTGGGCGTGAAGCCGTCCTCGGTGCAGATTTCTGCACGCAGCGCCAGACCCAGGCCGTCCACATCGCCGATTTCCTTGTGGCGCTTTTGCAGCTCCTTGAGGCCTTCGAGGAAGTAGGCACCCGATTCGCGCACCTGACGGCCGAAGTCCATCTCGTGGGTCATCTTCATGACTTCCAGGCCCAGGGCCGTACCCAGCGGGTTGGAGGCAAAGGTGGAGTGGGTGGAGCCGGGCGGGAACACCGTGGGGTTGATCAGCTCTTCGCGAGCCCACAGGCCGGACAGCGCATTCAGACCATTGGTCAGGGCCTTGGCAAACACCAGCACATCGGGCTGGATGCCGAAGTTTTCCACCGACCACAGCTTGCCGGTACGCCAGAAGCCCATCTGGATTTCATCGACCACCAGCAGTACGCCGTGGTCGTCCAGTACCTTTTTCAGGCCGGTAAAGAAGTTGGCAGGCGGGATCACGTAGCCACCGGTGCCCTGAATGGGCTCGATGTAGAAGGCTGCGTATTCGCACTGGTTGGTCTTGGGGTCCCAGACCGCGTGGTATTCGTTCTCGAACTTGCGACGGAAGTCGGCCACGATGGATTCCGCGTACTCCTCTGCCGTCATGCCCTTGGGACGACGGAAGGGGTAGGGGAAGGGGATGAACTGTGCGCGGTCGCTGAAGTGACCGAAACGGCGGCGGTAGCGGTAGCTGGAGGTGATGGACGATGCACCCAGCGTACGGCCGTGGTAGCCGCCTTCGAACGCGAACATCAGGCTCTTGCCGCCGCTGGCGTTACGCACGACCTTCAGCGAGTCCTCGATGGCTTGCGCGCCGCCCACGTTGAAGTGCACGCGGCCGTCATTGCCCCATTTGCGCTTGGCGTCTTCGGCAATGAACTTGGCCAGTTCGATCTTGGTGGGGTGCAGGTACTGGCTGGCCACCTGGGGCAGCTCCTGCAGTTGCTCGATCATCTTGGCTTCAAGACGCTTGTTCTTGTAGCCGAAGTTGACGGCCGAATACCACATCTGCAGATCGAGGTAGGACGTGCCTGCGTCGTCGTACATATAGCTGCCTTCGCAGCCCGTGAAGATCTTAGGAGGATTGACGTAGTGGACGGTGTCGCCAAACGAGCAGTATTTGGCTTCGTCAGCCAGCAATTGGGCAGTATTGATCACAGCAGAAAGTGCTCCGCAAAAATGAATTCGGTCAACGGTATGCGGCAGCAGTGTGCGTTTGCAATATTTCCGGGCTGTCGAGCATTTGTGTGGGAATTGTGGAGAGGTCCTTGTCAGCCGGTTTGCGGCGGCATCAAAGGCGTTGAAACAGGTGCCGCAGCTCTCCCGCTGCTGTTGCTGCTGCTGCGGGTCGATCAGCCCAGTGCCACCACGCGCAGCACCTCTGCACCATAGGCATCGAGCTTCTTGGTACCCATGCCGCTCACGCCCTGCAGCTCCTGCAGGCTCTGGGGATTGAGTTCGGCAATCGACGCCAGCGTGGCGTCGTGGAAGATCACATAGGCCGGCAGATTGTGGGACTTGGCCACTTCGGCGCGCCAGGCCTTGAGGTTGATGAAGCGCACCTGCGCATCGGGGCCCAGATTGACCGCCGCCGCATTGGCGGCCGATTTCTTGCTCTGCTTCTTGCTGCGCGATGCGGCCACTGCCTCGCGCAGCTGCACCTGCACCTCGCCCTTGAGCACGGCACGCGAGCCCGCGGCCAGACACAGGGTGTCAAAGACATGGCCGCTGTTCTCGCTCACCACCTTGTGCAGGCCCAGGGATCCCGTGGCCAGCAACTGGCGCATCACGGCGCGCAATTGCGGCTCCGAGTAGTCCTTGCCGATGCCGAAGGTGGACACCTTGTCATGGCCGTACTGCGTGACCTTGTCCGTCACCTTGCCGCGCAGCACGTCCATGATGTGGCCCGCACCATAGGTCAGGCCGCTGGCCTCGTGCACGCGGAAGATGGTGGACAGCAGCTTGCGTGCCGCATCCGTGCCATCCCACAGCGCCGGCGGCTCCAGGCAGTTGTCGCAGTTGCCGCAATGGGTCCGGGCAACGGCCTGCAATGGCTTGCCGTCCAGGCGCGGCTCCTGTCCATACTGCTGGCCAAAATAGGCCAGCAGGCGCACACGGCGGCAGTCCGTGGCCTCGGCCAGACCGAGCAGGGCATCGAGCTTGCCGCGCATCACCTGCTTGAATTGCTCCTCGGCCGGGCTTTCGTCGATCATGCGGCGCTGGTTGACCACGTCGCTCAGACCGTAGGCCATCCAGGCATCGGCGGGCAGGCCGTCGCGCCCTGCACGGCCGGTTTCCTGGTAGTAGCCCTCGATGTTCTTGGGCATGTCCACATGGGCCACGAAGCGCACATCGGGCTTGTTGATGCCCATGCCGAAGGCAATCGTCGCCACCATGACCACGCCGTCCTCGCGCAAGAAGCGGTCCTGGTGGTTCTGGCGCATGTCCTGGGGCAGGCCTGCGTGGTAGGGCAGGGCATTGATGCCGTTTTGCACCAGGGTCTGGGCCAGCTCCTCGACACGCTTGCGTGACTGGCAATAGACCACGCCGGCCTCGCCCTCGTGCTCGCGCTCGATAAAGCGCAGCAGCTGGTTGCTGACGTCCTTTTTCTCGGCGATCTTGTAGCGGATGTTCGGGCGGTCAAAACTGCTGATGAAGTGCTGGGCTTCTTCCAGCTGCAGGCGCTCGATGATGTCGGCGCGCGTCAGCGCATCGGCCGTGGCCGTCAGCGCGATGCGCGGCACCTCGGCATAGCGCTGGTGCAGCACGCTCAGCGCGCGGTATTCGGGGCGGAAGTCGTGTCCCCACTGGCTCACGCAATGCGCTTCGTCGATGGCGAACAGCGACAGCTTGCCCTGGGCATGCAGGTCGTCGAGCAGACCCAGGAAACGTGGCGTGTTCAGCCGCTCGGGAGCGGCGTAGAGCAGGGTGATGTCGCCGCTTTGCAGGCGCAGCTCCACCTCCTGCGTCTCGTCGTAGCTCAGGGTGGAGTTCAGATAGGCGGCGCTGATGCCGGCCTCATGCAGCGCCCCGACCTGGTCGTGCATGAGCGCGATCAGCGGCGAGACCACGATCGTCACGCCATGGCCGAGCTGCTGGCGCGCAATGGCCGGAACCTGATAGCACAGCGATTTGCCGCCGCCCGTGGGCATGAGCACCAGCGCATCGCCGCCGTTGATGACATGCGAGACGATGGCCTGCTGGGGGCCACGGAATTGCTCGTAGCCAAAAACGGCTTGCAGAATGGATTGCGCGGAAGACACCGGGTACTCTTGAATCGATAGCTGGTAGCGCTTGCTGTAAATGGGTTTGAGGTTGATTTGACCTCAGATGCAAGCATCAGAACTGGCCCTATTGTGCGCCGCGACCCGGCGCGCTGCCCGGGCCGGGTTATGCGCAATCAGCCAGCCTGCCTGATGGTGGAGGGCGAAAAATGCGCATCCAGCTCGTAGAGATCGGCAGGATAGGTCAGGCGCACAAAGGTGATGGGCAGCTGCCCGGTCCAGGTACGGCGGTCGATCACCAGGCAGGGAAAGCCGGGCTTGATCTCCAGCAGGCCGGCGGTTTCCTCGCTGGCGGCCTCGGCGCGGATGCGGTGTTCGGCCGAGCTCCAGGGCACATGGTTGACCATCCAGGAGCTGGGGCTGTGTTCGGTGAACGGCTCGTGCTCGGCGTCCGGCACGGATTCGAGATTGATCAGGCGGTCTTCGATGCAGAACGGCCGGGACCCCGCCATGTGCAGGCACAGCACATGGACGATGGGGGCCGGCTGCGTCATGCGCATGGCCTCCATGTCTTCTCTCGTGCTGCGCCGCTGCGTGCGGCCCAGCAGCCTGCTCGAATACTCCTGCCCCATGCCCAGCACCACCTGGCGCAGATCGGGAATCTCCAGCACGGCAGAGCTGGTTTGCGGGCTCGTCACAAAGCTTCCCGCCTTGCGCTTGCGCACCAGCAGACCGGCTTGTGCCAGCTTGTTGAGCACCTTGCTCACGGTCATGCGCGAGCATTGGTAATGGACGGTCAGCTCCATCTCCGACGGGATGCGATGGCCGGGCGGCCAGCGGCCACTGAGAATGTTCTGTTCAATCTCGGTGAGAATTTTCCCGTGCAGCGACATGGAAGAGTTTTTGTCCATGCCGTGGATTACACCAGCAAATCCGCGCGGCTGCCGCTGTGATTCCTAGGCGCCCAGTACGGCACGCGCAATGATGGTGCGCTGAATCTCGGAAGAGCCTTCGTAGATGCGCAGGATGCGGGCGTCACGCACATAGCGCTCCAGAGGCATTTCACGGGTATAGCCGTAGCCGCCATGAATCTGCAGCGCCTCGTCGGTCACGAAGCTCACCATCTCCGAGGCGAACAGCTTGGCCATGGCCGACTGCTGGGTGAAGGGCTGGCCCTGCTGGCGCAGTGCCAGGGCCTGCATGGTCAGCGCCCATGCGGCTTCCAGGCGCAGCTTCATGTCGGCGAGCTTGAACTGTATGCCCTGCTTGCTGGCGATCGGTTCGCCGCCCACCAGGCGCTGGTTGGCCCAGTCGGCCGCCGCCTTGAGCGCGGCCTCGGCAATGCCCAGCGAGGTCGCCGCCACGTCCAGGCGGCTGTTGTCCAGCACTTTCATGGCGGTCTTGAAGCCGGTGCCTTCGGCGCCGAGGCGGTTGGCCGCCGGGACACGGACACCGTCCAGCGACACTTCAAAGGCATGGCCGCCGCGGATGCCCATGAGCTTTTCGGGCGACGAAATCTGTATGCCGGGCAGATCGCGCGGCACGATGAAGGCGCTGACTCCTCGCGCCGCAGCCTCAGCATCGGTCTTGGCGAAGACCACCATGAAGCGGGCCTCTGCCGCATTCGAGATGAAGTGCTTGACGCCGGTGATCAGATAGTCGTCGCCGTCGCGCACGGCCCGGGTACGCATGTCTGCAGGGTGGGAGCCGCCACGCGGCTCGGTCAGTGCGAAGGCCGCCAGCCATTCCCCGCTGGCGCAGCGCGGCAGCCATTGCTCGCGCTGCGTCTCGTCACCGCCGATGAGAACGGCATCTGTGCCCAGATAGTGGGCACCGATCATGGACGAGGTCGCGGCGCAGGCGCGCGAGATGGCGACCAGCGACATCAGCATGGCGGTGGGTGTGACGCCCGGCCCACCGAAGCGCTCCGGCAGATTCATGCCCATCACGCCCAGCGCGGACAGGCCGGGCACATGGCGCGTGGCGGAAAAGGCTTGCTCGTCCATGGCCTGGGCCACAGGTGCCAGGGTTTCTTCGGCAAAGCGTGCAACGGCATCGGCAACAGCCTGATCTTCTTCGGTCGCGCCCAGACGAATCAATGACATGGCGGTTTCTCCTTGTTTTCTTGCTATCAAAATCAACCCAAAGCGCCTGCTTCGCGCAAGGCGGCAATGGCGTCCGTGCTGCGGCCCAGCCAGCTTTGCAGCAGCAGCTCCGTGTGCTCGCCCAGGGCCGGTGCGCGTTGCGCACGATTGGGCAGGGCGCCGTTGAAATGCACGGGCTGTGTCGGCAGCCGCAGGCCCGGAAGGCGTTCGTCCTCGACCTCGCAGAGCAAGCCACGCGAGCGGATTTGCTCGGAATTCAGGGCCTGCTCGATATTCCAGATGGGGGCTGCGGGAACGCCTGCGCTCTCCAGCCGCGCGACCACCTGGGCCACGTCGTGCTGCGTGCTCCAGCCCTCCAGCGCGGCGCGCAAGGCGGGCTCGTTGGCCGAGCGGGTTTCGTCGCTGGCAAAACGCGGGTCGCTGGCCAGCTCGGGCAGGTCCATCGCGGCCGCAGTGGCATCGAACAGCTTCTTGTTGAGCACGGCCAGGGCGTAATGGCCGTCGCGTGCCCTGTAGACGCCAAAAGGCGCCGACAGCGGATGCCGGTTGCCCACACGCCGTGCAGGCAGGCCGGTGAACAGATAGCGCGACATCGATGTCGCCAGAAAGCTCAGCGTGGTGTCGAACATGGCGACATCGACATGCTGGCCGTCTCCGGTTCTCTGCGCCTGCAGCAGGGCCGCCAGTGTCGCCCAGGAGGCAAACAGGCCGGCAACCACATCGCTGACCGCTTCGCCCACCAGCGTGGGCGCGCCTTGAGGTTCGCCCGTGGCCTCCATCAGGCCGCTCATGGCCTGAACAATGATGTCGTAGGCCGGACGGTGGGCCAGCGGGCCGGTCTGGCCGAAGCCGGAGACGCTGACATACACCAGCCGGGGATTGAGGGCGCGCAGCGTTTCGGGGCCGATGCCCAGGCGCTCGGCCACGCCCGGCCTGAAGTTCTCGACCACCACGTCGACCTGCCGGGCCAGCTCATGCACCACGGCGACCGCATCCGCATGCTTGAGGTCCAGCACCAGGCTTTGCTTGTTGCGGTTCATGACCGTGAACAAGGCGCTTTGCCCGTTCTTCATGGGGCCGATGGCGCGGTAGTCGTCGCCCTGGGGCGGCTCCACCTTCACGACCTCAGCGCCCAGATCGGCCAGCAAGGCCGTGGACATGGGGCCCGCCAGAACCCGGGTGAAATCCAGGATGCGGATGCCGTCCAGCGGACGGGAGGCAGATTTTTCGGTGGATTCAGGCATGGGATTCCCGCTGTTGATCTGAAGCGATGTCTGCATGCTGCCCAAAAAATGAATCAATGGAAAATATTCATTTCCCATTCACTGGATTCAAAAAATTGATTCAGATAAATCTGCGCCAGCTCGAATATTTTGTCGCCGCCGCACGCCACGGCAGCACGGCCAGGGCGGCGCTGGCCATCAATGTTTCGCAGCCCTCCATTTCCAAGGCGATTGCCGACCTCGAAGCCCAATGGGGCGAGAAGCTGTTTGTGCGCAAACATGCCGTCGGGCTGGACCTGACCGCAGCAGGGCTGGCCAGAAGCCGGGAGGCCCTGAGCCTGCTCGAAGCTGCGCAACTGCTTCAGGAGCCACGCAAGCAGGCGGTTTCCGGCACGCTGAGGCTGGGCTTTCTGAGTACGCTGGGCGCGCTGTGGATTCCGCAGTTGCTCACCCAGATGCACAAGCGCCACCCGTCCATCGACATCGAGCTGGTCGAGGGGGACATCGCCTCGCTGACGCGGCAAGTAGAGCGCGGGGAGATCCATGCCGCGCTGCAATATGACCTGGGCCTGGCTCGCCCTTTGCTGACCATGCACCCGGTTGCCGCGTTGCCGCCCTATGCCTTGTTGCCCGCCAGGCATGCCCTGTCTGCGGCGCCCAGCGTGAGCCTGGCGGAGCTGGCCCAGTCGCCGTTGCTGCTGATCAACCTGCCGCAGAGCCGAGAGTACTTTCTCTCGCTGTTTCGCGAGGCAGGGGTGGTTCCCACGGTGAACTACGAGCTGGCGTCGATAGAGCTTGTCCGCTCCATGGTCGCCAACGGGCATGGCGTCAGCGTTCTGACCACGCGGCCGGTGGTCGACAGAACCCACGACGGCAAGCGACTGGTGTGCAAAAGAATCAAGGGCCGCGTCGCCAAGCAGGCGGTGGTGCTGTCGGTGCCCAGGAGCAATGCCTCGGCGCTGATTGCACCATTTCTGACCGTCGCGAAAAGCGTGATTGCACCCGACTAGCGCAACTCGGATGCCGTTTTGGTGCGCGCCCCCAGGAGCCGGCAGAGGCGGCCCGTGGGCGAGCGAGTTGGCACACAGCTTGCTCTTGTGGATTGTTGGTGCATGTCTATACATCTGAAAAATCCGGCATCTATGGCGCTCGGGTAAGCCTGTATATACATGTTCAATCAGCAACCGCAAACTTCCCTGCCTGCACTGTCGTGCAAGGCTTGAAGTCCGCATCAACAACCGAACTGCTCTGGCATCGACCGAGGAGAGTCCCATGAAATCGACACGTCGCGTTCCCATCTGGCAACTGGCATTAGCCGCAACCGCTCTGGTGTCTGCTGCACAACATGCAGCGGCTCAGGAGACCAAGATCGTCCTGGGCATGTCGGGATGGACCGGCTTTGCGCCACTGACGCTCGCGGACAAGGCCGGGATCTTCAAGAAGAACGGCCTCAATGTCGAAATCAAGATGATCCCCCAGAAGGACCGGCATCTGGCGCTGGCCTCGGGCGCGGTGCAATGTGCCGCCACCACGGTGGAGACGCATGTGGCCTGGAACACCAATGGTGTGCCCATCGTGCAGATCTTCCAGATGGACAAGTCCTACGGCGCAGACGGTATTGCCGTGCGCAACGACGTCAAGAACTTTGCCGATCTGAAGGGCAAGACCGTCGCCGTCAGCGCACCGGGTACGGCTCCCTACTTCGGTCTGGCCTGGATGCTGAACAAGAACGGCATGACCATGAAGGACATCAAGACCGTGTCGCTGGAGCCCCAGCCTGCCGCCCAGGCCTTTGTCTCCGGGCAGAACGATGCGGCCATGACCTATGAGCCCTACCTGTCCACGGTGCGCGCCAACCCCGGCGCTGGCAAGATTCTGGCCACCACCATCGACTACCCGATGGTGATGGACACCGTGGGTTGCGACCCCAAGTGGCTCAAGGCCAACACGGCAGCCGCCAAGGCGCTGACCCAGTCCTACTTCGATGCCATCGCCATGATCAATTCCGACAAGGAAAAGAGCTACGAAATCATGGGCGCGGCCGTCAAGCAAAGCGGCGAACAGTTCGGCAAGTCGGCCGCCTTTCTGAAATGGTCGGACAAGGAGGCCAATCAGAAATTCTTTGCCAACGACCTGCTGCCTTTCATGAAGGAGTCCGCTGCCATCCTCAAGGAAGCCGGCGTGATTCGCAGCATTCCTGAGAACTATGGCGTCATGTACGACGCAAGCTTCATCAAGTAAGCGCAAAGAGGTTGCACATGGAAGCGGTATCACCTTCTGTCAAGTCAGCATCTCCCGCATCGGTTCAGGTGGCGTCGCCTTCCGTTCGGCCGGCTCGCCGGCGCTACATGGCCCCTCTGGAGCCCGTCAGCCCCAAGGCCAAGTGGCTGCTCGGCACGGGCTTCTTCGCGCTGTTTGTGCTGGTCTGGTCCGCCGTCACCTTTGGCGGACTGGTGTCTCCGACCTTTCTCGCCAGCCCGCTGACGATGCTGCGCGAAGGCATTTTGCTGTTCACGGAGTTCGACTTTCATCATGACATCGGCATGACCGTATGGCGTGTCATGGGGGGCTTCATACTGGCCAGCGTCGTGGCCGTTCCACTGGGCATTGCCATGGGGGCCTGGAAGCCTGTGGAGGCGTTTTTCGAGCCCTTTGTCTCGTTCTGCCGCTACCTGCCCGCCTCGGCCTTCATTCCGCTGCTGATCCTCTGGGCCGGCGTGGGCGAAGCCCAGAAGCTGCTGGTCATCTTCATCGGCTCGGTGTTCCAGATCACCCTCATGGTGGCCGTGACCGTGGGCGGTGCGCGCAAGGACCTGGTGGAGGCTGCCTACACACTGGGCGCCAGCAATACCGGCATCGTCAAGCGGGTGCTGATTCCCGGTGCCGCTCCCGGCATCGCGGAAACCCTGCGCCTGGTTCTGGGCTGGGCCTGGACCTATGTGATCGTTGCCGAGCTGATCGGCTCGTCCTCGGGCATCGGACACATGATCACCGACAGCCAGGCGCTGCTCAATACCGGACAGATCATCTTCGGCATCATCATCATCGGGCTCATCGGTCTGGTGTCGGACTTCATCTTCAAAACCTTCAACCGTCGCATGTTTGAATGGAGTTCCCTGTGATGAATCAGCTGTCCATTCAAGGTGTTTCGCGCACCTTCACCAGCCACAAAGGTGTCAGCACCCAGGCGCTGCAGCCAGTGGATTTCGAGGTCCGGGAGAACGATTTCGTGACCATTCTGGGGCCCTCCGGCTGCGGCAAATCGACGATGCTGCGCATTGTTGCGGGTCTGGATTTTCCGACGACGGGGCAGGTGCTGCTGGACGGGAAACTGGTGCAGGAGCCCGGCGCAGACCGCGGCATGGTGTTTCAAAGCTACACCTTGTTCCCCTGGCTGACCGTGGCGCAGAACATCCGCTTCGGACTGCGCGAGAAAGGCGTGAGCGAAGCCATCCAGAAAGAGCGCAGCGACTACTTCATTGCCAAGGTGGGCCTGCGCGGCTTCGAGAATCACTACCCCAAGCAGCTGTCCGGAGGCATGCAGCAACGCACGGCGATCGCGCGTGCGCTGGCCAACGACCCCAAGATATTGCTCATGGACGAGCCCTTCGGTGCGCTGGACAACCAGACCCGCGTTCTGATGCAGGAATTGTTGCTGGGCATCTGGGAGGCCGAGCGCAAGACGGTGATGTTCGTGACCCACGATATCGATGAAGCCATCTTCATGGCCAATCGCGTGGCCGTGTTCAGCGCGCGTCCGGGCCGCATCAAGGCAGACATTCCGGTCCATCTGCCGCACCCGCGCCACTACACCGTCAAGACCTCGCCCGAGTTCATGGAGCTCAAAGCCCGGTTGACGGAAGAGATTCGCGCCGAGTCACTGGCGGCGGCTGCTCACTGAGGCCTGCATCATGAATGTCCGAGACCCTGCCCAGCGCAAAACGGCTCCTGCCGCCCAGATGCCGCTCGCGTTGTATCAGCAGGTCAAGGACCATGTGCTGCGCAAGATCGGCGACGGCTCGCTGGCGGCCGGTGCGCGTGTGCCATCCGAGCAGGAGCTGGTCAACGAGTTCGGCGTGGCGCGCATGACGGTGAACCGCGCGCTGCGCGAGTTGGCCGAGCAGGGTGTGATCGTGCGTGTGGCGGGAGTGGGCTCCTTCGTGGCCGAGGAAAAGCCGCAATCGACCCTGCTGCGCATTGCCAATATCGGTGAGGAGATCACCCAGCGCGGCCACGATCATCGCTTCGAGCTGCTCGATATGCGCCGCGAGTCCGCCTCGCCCGAAGTCGCCGCGGCGCTGGACCTGGCGGTCGGCGCCTCGGTCTTTCATCTGCTGGGCGTGCACTTCGAAAACGAGCTGCCGGTCCAGATCGAAGACCGCTATGTGAACCCCCGCCTGGTCCCTGACTTCATGGACCAGGATTTCTCTGCCGTGCAGCCCTCGGTCTATCTGGTGCGCAATGTGCAGTACGACCAGATCGAACATGTGGTCGATGCGATCTTGCCGACGGCCGAGCAGGCCCGGCTGCTGCAGATGGCTATCGAGCAGCCTTGCCTGATGCTCACGCGCCGAACCTGGTTGCGTGGCGTCCCTATCACCTGGGTGCATTGCGTGCATCCAGGCATGCGCTACCGACTCGGTAGCCGTTTCCGAACCGATTCAGTGCACGGCGGCTGATCCCGGCCGGCCCTTGAATCCCTCCGTACGTTTTTGTTTCTCTTGACTGTATAGACAGGTATAGCCATGAACACTACCACCCCCCCAGAGTTCTCGAACTCCGACCTGGAACTGCATCCCGGCGAGCTCACGCTGGCTCAGCTGCGCCGCATTCAGGACGGCGGCGTGCAGCTCAGCATGGCGCAGACCGCCTATGCGGCCATGCGCAAGGCCGAGGCGCATGTGCAGCACATCGTCGATGAAGACCAGGTGGTCTACGGCATCAACACCGGTTTCGGCAAGCTGGCTTCGACCAAGATCGCGCAT
This window of the Comamonas testosteroni genome carries:
- a CDS encoding CaiB/BaiF CoA transferase family protein, whose amino-acid sequence is MGNEYFPLIHFLGSMQTSLQINSGNPMPESTEKSASRPLDGIRILDFTRVLAGPMSTALLADLGAEVVKVEPPQGDDYRAIGPMKNGQSALFTVMNRNKQSLVLDLKHADAVAVVHELARQVDVVVENFRPGVAERLGIGPETLRALNPRLVYVSVSGFGQTGPLAHRPAYDIIVQAMSGLMEATGEPQGAPTLVGEAVSDVVAGLFASWATLAALLQAQRTGDGQHVDVAMFDTTLSFLATSMSRYLFTGLPARRVGNRHPLSAPFGVYRARDGHYALAVLNKKLFDATAAAMDLPELASDPRFASDETRSANEPALRAALEGWSTQHDVAQVVARLESAGVPAAPIWNIEQALNSEQIRSRGLLCEVEDERLPGLRLPTQPVHFNGALPNRAQRAPALGEHTELLLQSWLGRSTDAIAALREAGALG
- a CDS encoding ABC transporter permease gives rise to the protein MEAVSPSVKSASPASVQVASPSVRPARRRYMAPLEPVSPKAKWLLGTGFFALFVLVWSAVTFGGLVSPTFLASPLTMLREGILLFTEFDFHHDIGMTVWRVMGGFILASVVAVPLGIAMGAWKPVEAFFEPFVSFCRYLPASAFIPLLILWAGVGEAQKLLVIFIGSVFQITLMVAVTVGGARKDLVEAAYTLGASNTGIVKRVLIPGAAPGIAETLRLVLGWAWTYVIVAELIGSSSGIGHMITDSQALLNTGQIIFGIIIIGLIGLVSDFIFKTFNRRMFEWSSL
- a CDS encoding ABC transporter substrate-binding protein; translation: MKSTRRVPIWQLALAATALVSAAQHAAAQETKIVLGMSGWTGFAPLTLADKAGIFKKNGLNVEIKMIPQKDRHLALASGAVQCAATTVETHVAWNTNGVPIVQIFQMDKSYGADGIAVRNDVKNFADLKGKTVAVSAPGTAPYFGLAWMLNKNGMTMKDIKTVSLEPQPAAQAFVSGQNDAAMTYEPYLSTVRANPGAGKILATTIDYPMVMDTVGCDPKWLKANTAAAKALTQSYFDAIAMINSDKEKSYEIMGAAVKQSGEQFGKSAAFLKWSDKEANQKFFANDLLPFMKESAAILKEAGVIRSIPENYGVMYDASFIK
- a CDS encoding ABC transporter ATP-binding protein, translating into MNQLSIQGVSRTFTSHKGVSTQALQPVDFEVRENDFVTILGPSGCGKSTMLRIVAGLDFPTTGQVLLDGKLVQEPGADRGMVFQSYTLFPWLTVAQNIRFGLREKGVSEAIQKERSDYFIAKVGLRGFENHYPKQLSGGMQQRTAIARALANDPKILLMDEPFGALDNQTRVLMQELLLGIWEAERKTVMFVTHDIDEAIFMANRVAVFSARPGRIKADIPVHLPHPRHYTVKTSPEFMELKARLTEEIRAESLAAAAH
- the hutC gene encoding histidine utilization repressor; translation: MNVRDPAQRKTAPAAQMPLALYQQVKDHVLRKIGDGSLAAGARVPSEQELVNEFGVARMTVNRALRELAEQGVIVRVAGVGSFVAEEKPQSTLLRIANIGEEITQRGHDHRFELLDMRRESASPEVAAALDLAVGASVFHLLGVHFENELPVQIEDRYVNPRLVPDFMDQDFSAVQPSVYLVRNVQYDQIEHVVDAILPTAEQARLLQMAIEQPCLMLTRRTWLRGVPITWVHCVHPGMRYRLGSRFRTDSVHGG
- a CDS encoding LysR substrate-binding domain-containing protein, which codes for MENIHFPFTGFKKLIQINLRQLEYFVAAARHGSTARAALAINVSQPSISKAIADLEAQWGEKLFVRKHAVGLDLTAAGLARSREALSLLEAAQLLQEPRKQAVSGTLRLGFLSTLGALWIPQLLTQMHKRHPSIDIELVEGDIASLTRQVERGEIHAALQYDLGLARPLLTMHPVAALPPYALLPARHALSAAPSVSLAELAQSPLLLINLPQSREYFLSLFREAGVVPTVNYELASIELVRSMVANGHGVSVLTTRPVVDRTHDGKRLVCKRIKGRVAKQAVVLSVPRSNASALIAPFLTVAKSVIAPD